A DNA window from Caulobacter mirabilis contains the following coding sequences:
- a CDS encoding LytTR family DNA-binding domain-containing protein, with protein sequence MTQRAKHPAIAALTRPLVGHLGLAELSVLALIGLFLALIGAFDSDQIDLDRRLAYWIFVLVAGGACGGAIEPWLERWPLLANRPWLRAPVLVLAMAAPSTVIVMFTAVALYSGHASFKSLVRLYPQVTIICIPLVAMAWTARRALRPATPAPTPPEAAPPPLLREKLPPRLARARLLAVQAEDHYLRVHTDAGDALLLMRFADALQALEAMDGLQTHRSWWVARSAVEEALWRRGRGDLVLVGGLTAPVSRGYAAAVRAIDWA encoded by the coding sequence ATGACGCAGCGCGCGAAGCACCCGGCGATCGCCGCCCTCACCCGACCGCTTGTCGGCCATCTGGGGTTGGCGGAGCTTTCGGTGCTGGCGCTCATCGGCCTGTTCCTGGCGCTGATCGGCGCCTTCGACAGCGACCAGATCGATCTGGATCGCCGGCTGGCCTACTGGATCTTCGTGCTGGTGGCGGGCGGGGCCTGCGGCGGCGCCATCGAGCCCTGGCTGGAGCGCTGGCCGCTGCTGGCGAACCGGCCCTGGCTACGGGCGCCGGTCCTGGTCCTGGCCATGGCCGCGCCGTCCACGGTGATCGTGATGTTTACGGCGGTGGCGCTGTATTCCGGACACGCCTCGTTCAAGAGCCTGGTCCGGCTCTATCCGCAGGTCACCATCATCTGCATCCCGCTGGTGGCGATGGCCTGGACCGCCCGGCGAGCGCTGCGGCCGGCGACGCCCGCTCCGACGCCGCCCGAGGCCGCTCCGCCGCCCCTGCTGCGCGAGAAGCTGCCGCCCCGGCTGGCGCGGGCCCGCCTGCTGGCGGTCCAGGCCGAGGACCACTACCTGCGCGTCCATACCGATGCGGGCGACGCGCTGCTGCTGATGCGGTTCGCCGACGCCTTGCAGGCGCTGGAAGCCATGGACGGCCTGCAGACGCACAGATCCTGGTGGGTGGCGCGATCGGCGGTGGAGGAGGCTCTGTGGCGACGAGGGCGCGGCGACCTGGTCCTGGTCGGCGGCCTGACCGCGCCGGTCAGCCGCGGCTATGCCGCCGCTGTCCGCGCGATCGATTGGGCCTAG
- a CDS encoding twin transmembrane helix small protein yields MDIFDYLIPIALGAVLITLIAGLYSLYKGGDFGRSYSNRLMRLRVVLQFVAVVVLVAAFWWRTRG; encoded by the coding sequence ATGGACATCTTCGACTATCTGATCCCGATCGCGCTCGGGGCCGTGCTGATCACCCTGATCGCCGGCCTGTACTCTCTCTACAAGGGCGGCGACTTCGGCCGCTCCTATTCCAACCGGCTGATGCGCCTGCGCGTCGTGCTCCAGTTCGTCGCCGTCGTCGTCCTGGTGGCGGCCTTCTGGTGGCGCACGCGCGGCTGA
- a CDS encoding electron transfer flavoprotein subunit beta/FixA family protein, translating to MKVLVPVKRVIDYNVKARVKPDQSGVDLANVKMSMNPFCEIAVEEAVRLKEKGVATEVVIVSIGPAQAQETIRTALAMGGDRGILIQSDSDVEPLAVAKLLKAVADEEKPNLILMGKQAIDGDNNAVGQMLSQLLGWPQATFASKLDVAADKATVTREVDGGLQTIEVALPAVVTADLRLNEPRYASLPNIMKAKKKEIATKTAGDYGVDVAPRLKVLKVTEPPKRSAGVKVENAAELVAKLKSEAGVL from the coding sequence ATGAAGGTGCTGGTCCCGGTCAAACGGGTTATCGACTACAACGTGAAGGCGCGGGTGAAGCCCGACCAGTCGGGCGTGGACCTGGCGAACGTGAAAATGTCCATGAATCCCTTCTGCGAGATCGCGGTCGAAGAAGCCGTGCGTCTCAAGGAAAAGGGCGTGGCGACCGAGGTCGTCATCGTTTCCATCGGGCCGGCCCAGGCTCAGGAAACCATCCGCACGGCGCTGGCCATGGGCGGCGACCGCGGCATCCTGATCCAGTCCGACTCGGACGTTGAGCCCCTGGCCGTCGCCAAGCTGCTCAAGGCCGTGGCCGACGAAGAGAAGCCGAATCTCATCCTGATGGGCAAGCAGGCCATCGACGGCGACAACAACGCCGTCGGCCAGATGCTGTCGCAGCTGCTCGGCTGGCCGCAGGCGACCTTCGCCTCGAAGCTGGACGTGGCCGCCGACAAGGCGACTGTGACCCGCGAAGTCGACGGCGGCCTGCAGACCATCGAAGTGGCCCTGCCGGCGGTCGTCACCGCCGACCTGCGCCTGAACGAGCCGCGCTATGCTTCTCTGCCGAACATCATGAAGGCGAAGAAGAAGGAAATCGCGACCAAGACCGCCGGCGACTACGGCGTCGACGTCGCGCCGCGCCTGAAGGTCCTGAAGGTCACCGAGCCGCCGAAGCGTTCCGCCGGCGTGAAGGTCGAAAACGCCGCCGAACTGGTGGCCAAGCTCAAGTCCGAAGCGGGGGTGCTGTAA
- a CDS encoding TonB C-terminal domain-containing protein codes for MKTQLLSLAAGTLLSAALFANAQAATPSERWIAESRAALEASLDAAGLADDGKAVAITIKAAEDQKGYAPRIVRSSGSTDYDAAVREAVKTVKLGAPPVELRGRGVTFTLGAASAGGASSAGAR; via the coding sequence ATGAAGACCCAGCTTCTCTCGCTGGCGGCCGGGACGCTGCTGTCCGCCGCCCTGTTCGCCAACGCCCAGGCCGCGACGCCGTCCGAGCGCTGGATCGCCGAATCCCGCGCCGCCCTCGAAGCCAGCCTCGACGCCGCCGGCCTGGCCGACGACGGCAAGGCCGTCGCGATCACCATCAAGGCGGCCGAGGACCAGAAGGGCTACGCCCCGCGCATCGTCCGCTCCAGCGGCTCCACCGACTACGACGCCGCCGTCCGCGAGGCGGTGAAGACGGTCAAGCTCGGCGCGCCGCCGGTCGAGCTGCGCGGCCGCGGCGTCACCTTCACCCTCGGAGCGGCCTCGGCGGGCGGAGCCTCATCCGCCGGCGCCCGCTGA
- a CDS encoding acyl-CoA dehydrogenase family protein: protein MSAAAQSAAEDLVLPGLVPLLREAADAAGVFVAEAKGAVKAKISAGGKIDRKRADAEQHAVHGYGWYASYAELLNQVAGWAERLTADGAFGETEALLAQLLFAEYAAQLVGGIPMNQGEIIRPADLTADREVMNRLFAPALITLMTTGGGQAVKTRIAQLIADARGKSTVEATGLDDVFEMIRDQFHAFAEEKVVPHAHEWHLKDELIPLELLQELGQLGVFGLTLPEDYGGAGLGKTAMCVVSEELSRAWIGVGSLGTRSEIAGELILANGTPEQKDYWLPKIAAAEILPTAVFTEPNTGSDLGSLRTRAVRDGDRYVVTGAKTWITHAARADVMTLLVRTDPDTADYRGLSMLLAPKLRGDDAQPFPTPGMSGGEIGVIGYRGMKEYEIGFDGFTVPAENLLGGVEGQGFKQLMATFESARIQTAARAIGVAQRGLELGLNYALDRKQFGGPIFGFPRVANKLAMMAAEIMGVRQLTYYAARQKDEGKRCDLEAGMAKLVAARVAWAAADNALQIHGGNGFAMEYEVSRVLADARILNIFEGAGEIQAQVIARRLLEDGN, encoded by the coding sequence ATGAGCGCCGCCGCCCAGTCCGCCGCCGAAGACCTGGTCCTGCCGGGACTGGTCCCGCTGCTGCGCGAGGCCGCCGACGCCGCCGGGGTCTTCGTGGCCGAGGCCAAGGGGGCGGTGAAGGCGAAGATCTCCGCCGGCGGCAAGATCGACCGCAAGCGGGCCGACGCCGAACAACACGCCGTGCACGGCTACGGCTGGTACGCCTCCTACGCCGAGCTGCTGAACCAGGTCGCCGGCTGGGCCGAGCGCCTGACCGCCGACGGCGCGTTCGGCGAGACCGAGGCCCTGCTCGCCCAGCTGCTGTTCGCCGAGTACGCCGCTCAGCTGGTCGGCGGCATTCCGATGAATCAGGGCGAGATCATCCGTCCGGCCGACCTGACCGCCGATCGCGAGGTGATGAACCGCCTGTTCGCGCCGGCTCTGATCACGCTGATGACCACCGGCGGCGGCCAGGCGGTGAAGACCCGGATCGCTCAGCTGATCGCCGACGCGCGCGGAAAGTCCACGGTCGAGGCCACCGGCCTGGACGACGTCTTCGAGATGATCCGCGACCAGTTCCACGCCTTCGCCGAGGAGAAGGTCGTCCCGCACGCTCATGAGTGGCACCTGAAGGACGAACTGATCCCGCTGGAGCTGCTGCAGGAGCTCGGCCAGCTGGGCGTGTTCGGCCTGACCCTGCCGGAGGACTACGGCGGCGCGGGCCTGGGCAAGACGGCCATGTGCGTGGTGTCCGAGGAGCTGAGCCGCGCCTGGATCGGCGTCGGCTCGCTGGGCACCCGGTCGGAGATCGCCGGCGAGCTGATCCTGGCCAACGGCACGCCGGAACAGAAGGACTATTGGCTGCCCAAGATCGCCGCGGCCGAGATCCTGCCGACGGCGGTGTTCACCGAGCCCAACACGGGCTCGGACCTGGGCAGCCTGCGCACCCGGGCGGTGCGCGACGGCGACCGGTACGTGGTGACCGGCGCCAAGACTTGGATCACCCACGCGGCCCGCGCCGACGTCATGACGCTGCTGGTCCGGACCGATCCCGACACCGCCGACTACCGCGGCCTGTCGATGCTGCTGGCGCCCAAGCTGCGCGGCGACGACGCCCAGCCGTTCCCGACCCCCGGCATGAGCGGCGGCGAGATCGGGGTGATCGGCTACCGCGGCATGAAGGAGTACGAGATCGGCTTCGACGGCTTCACCGTCCCGGCGGAGAACCTGCTCGGCGGCGTCGAGGGGCAAGGCTTCAAGCAGCTGATGGCCACCTTCGAGAGCGCCCGCATCCAGACCGCCGCCCGCGCCATCGGCGTGGCTCAGCGAGGACTGGAGCTGGGGCTGAACTACGCCCTCGACCGCAAGCAGTTCGGCGGCCCGATCTTCGGCTTCCCTCGGGTGGCCAACAAGCTGGCGATGATGGCGGCCGAGATCATGGGCGTGCGCCAGCTGACCTACTACGCCGCCCGCCAGAAGGATGAGGGCAAGCGCTGCGACCTGGAGGCCGGGATGGCCAAGCTGGTCGCCGCGCGGGTCGCCTGGGCGGCCGCCGACAACGCCCTGCAGATCCACGGCGGCAACGGCTTCGCCATGGAGTACGAGGTCAGCCGCGTGCTGGCCGACGCCCGCATCCTCAACATCTTCGAGGGCGCGGGCGAGATCCAGGCTCAGGTCATCGCCCGGCGGCTGCTCGAAGACGGGAACTGA
- a CDS encoding TetR/AcrR family transcriptional regulator, giving the protein MNHIPMRMNAPAVRPQKMTRRALAKQQTREKVLQSARDLFIERGYEGATIRDIARAAGMSTGAVFASFTDKTELFDAILNDDFAALQDPMQDALVNGKTTREALVGMFGAAYRAHADQLPLIQAALAASWTRTPEAERLRRESLRPIRALVIQALERGVEHGELAARVDLRLVADMLWDLYLAGYRPAAFDGLSVENQTERLAQRIDVILAALKA; this is encoded by the coding sequence ATGAACCATATTCCGATGCGTATGAACGCCCCGGCCGTCCGGCCGCAAAAGATGACCCGCCGCGCCCTGGCCAAGCAGCAGACCCGCGAGAAGGTGCTGCAGTCCGCGCGGGACCTCTTCATCGAGCGCGGCTACGAAGGCGCCACGATCCGTGACATCGCCCGCGCCGCCGGCATGTCGACCGGCGCCGTGTTCGCCAGCTTCACCGACAAGACCGAACTGTTCGACGCCATCCTGAACGACGACTTCGCCGCCCTGCAGGATCCGATGCAGGACGCGCTGGTGAACGGCAAGACCACGCGCGAGGCGCTGGTCGGGATGTTCGGCGCCGCCTATCGCGCCCACGCCGACCAACTGCCGCTGATCCAGGCCGCGCTGGCCGCCTCCTGGACCCGCACCCCGGAGGCCGAGCGCCTGCGTCGCGAGTCGCTGCGACCGATCCGCGCGCTGGTCATCCAGGCCCTGGAACGCGGCGTCGAACACGGTGAACTCGCCGCTCGGGTCGATCTTCGCCTGGTCGCGGACATGCTGTGGGATCTGTATCTCGCCGGCTACCGTCCCGCGGCCTTCGACGGTCTGTCCGTCGAAAATCAAACCGAACGCCTGGCGCAGCGGATCGACGTGATCCTGGCCGCGCTCAAGGCCTGA
- a CDS encoding alpha/beta fold hydrolase, with amino-acid sequence MPEYTAADGVVIAYDDIGPPDGAPFLLIHGFVSNRQEGWKRTGWYAALAQRGQRLIALDLRGHGESGKPHDPAAYDRDLMLGDIVGLLDHLGVEWANVFGYSMGARLALAMALQAHERVGYLVLGGVGGRLLEPPPPGDITAEAMEADDPAAIAEPLLRSFRQFADEQGEDRLALAALARTPPRGFTADDLLAVRAPTLIVAGTRDELAGDPQALADVIRGAKAVTLAGCDHFNAIPHGLLKATVFDFLDGYLDEM; translated from the coding sequence ATGCCGGAGTACACAGCCGCTGACGGCGTCGTCATCGCCTATGACGATATCGGTCCTCCGGATGGGGCGCCCTTCCTCCTGATCCACGGCTTCGTCTCCAATCGGCAGGAGGGCTGGAAGCGGACCGGCTGGTATGCGGCGCTCGCCCAGCGGGGGCAGCGGCTGATCGCCCTCGACCTGCGTGGACATGGCGAGAGCGGCAAGCCGCATGATCCGGCCGCCTACGACCGCGACCTCATGCTCGGCGACATCGTCGGGCTGCTGGATCATCTCGGCGTCGAGTGGGCCAACGTGTTCGGCTATTCGATGGGCGCGCGGTTGGCGCTGGCTATGGCGCTGCAGGCCCATGAGCGGGTCGGCTACCTGGTGCTGGGCGGCGTCGGCGGGCGGCTGCTGGAGCCGCCGCCGCCGGGCGACATCACGGCCGAGGCGATGGAGGCCGATGACCCCGCCGCGATCGCCGAGCCCCTGTTGCGCAGCTTCCGTCAGTTCGCCGACGAGCAGGGCGAGGACCGCCTGGCCCTGGCCGCCCTGGCGCGGACTCCGCCCCGCGGCTTTACCGCCGACGACCTGCTGGCGGTGCGCGCGCCGACGCTGATCGTGGCGGGGACTCGCGATGAACTCGCGGGCGACCCGCAGGCGCTGGCCGACGTCATTCGCGGCGCCAAGGCGGTGACCCTGGCCGGCTGCGACCATTTCAACGCCATCCCGCACGGTCTGCTGAAGGCGACCGTATTCGACTTCCTGGACGGCTATCTGGACGAGATGTGA
- a CDS encoding S41 family peptidase, which translates to MSRHRLSVLSAALVGALASASLAQTPPPAAAPPPPAPADWGKALAEDARAFHDIVAESHPGPVDVENPGFKAVLKGGLTTALKRAKTAKRYEDWYFALNEYQASFNDGHLTLYEHAPMGHAWRSRWPGFLTALEGGRYVVAFNRDPAAPPVGAVLTSCDGRPADAFAADFIGKGAGRWNLRSRRVTYASSLFVDQMNPYVRRPERCVFQVDGAERTYPLAWRDLPTEVRDEGFAAARSPRYFAPLELRAYGADGYWVGWGSFESDPASDDGKALTALQARIESQADAIRASKVVVFDLRGNNGGSSEWSAAVTRILWGEAWVDAKAERSTGVDWRTSVNNIKAIAAYREQFVSDARLRTWFEELENGMKGARARGQALWRQGGGEASAAPKDAVTAMKARVYILTDYGCASACLDAVDLLKALGGVQVGQETSADTLYMDVREQFLPSMRAKVVVPMKVYRGRARGSNVTAVPAYEWKGALSDTAGVEAWIAGIDARR; encoded by the coding sequence ATGTCGCGTCACAGACTTTCCGTCCTTTCCGCCGCCCTTGTCGGCGCCCTGGCGTCGGCCTCGCTGGCGCAGACGCCCCCGCCCGCCGCGGCCCCGCCCCCGCCGGCTCCGGCGGACTGGGGGAAGGCCTTGGCGGAAGACGCCCGCGCCTTCCACGACATCGTCGCCGAGTCGCATCCGGGCCCGGTCGACGTCGAGAACCCGGGCTTCAAGGCGGTGCTGAAGGGCGGCCTGACGACGGCGCTGAAGCGGGCCAAGACCGCCAAGCGCTACGAGGACTGGTACTTCGCCCTGAACGAGTACCAGGCCTCGTTCAACGACGGGCATCTCACCCTCTACGAACACGCCCCGATGGGGCATGCATGGCGTTCGCGCTGGCCGGGGTTCCTGACCGCGCTTGAGGGCGGCCGCTATGTCGTGGCGTTCAATCGAGATCCCGCCGCTCCGCCGGTCGGGGCGGTCCTGACCTCCTGCGACGGGCGTCCGGCCGACGCCTTCGCGGCCGACTTCATCGGCAAGGGCGCGGGGCGCTGGAACCTGCGGTCGCGGCGGGTGACCTACGCCTCGTCCCTGTTCGTCGACCAGATGAACCCCTACGTCCGGCGACCGGAGCGTTGCGTCTTCCAGGTCGACGGCGCCGAGCGGACCTATCCGTTGGCCTGGCGCGACCTGCCGACCGAGGTGCGCGACGAGGGGTTCGCCGCCGCCCGCAGCCCGCGCTACTTCGCGCCGCTCGAGCTCCGCGCCTACGGGGCCGACGGCTATTGGGTCGGTTGGGGCTCGTTCGAATCCGACCCCGCCAGCGACGACGGCAAGGCGCTGACGGCGCTCCAGGCCAGGATCGAGAGCCAGGCGGACGCGATCCGGGCGTCGAAGGTCGTGGTCTTCGATCTGCGCGGCAACAACGGCGGCTCATCGGAGTGGAGCGCCGCCGTCACCCGCATCCTGTGGGGCGAGGCTTGGGTGGACGCCAAGGCGGAGCGGTCGACGGGCGTCGACTGGCGGACCTCCGTGAACAACATCAAGGCCATCGCCGCCTATCGGGAGCAGTTCGTAAGCGATGCTCGCCTCAGGACCTGGTTCGAGGAGCTCGAGAACGGCATGAAGGGCGCGCGCGCACGTGGGCAGGCGCTGTGGCGCCAGGGCGGCGGCGAAGCCTCCGCGGCGCCGAAGGACGCCGTCACGGCCATGAAGGCCCGGGTCTACATCCTGACGGACTACGGCTGCGCCTCCGCCTGCCTCGACGCCGTGGATCTGCTCAAGGCCCTCGGCGGCGTTCAGGTCGGGCAGGAGACCTCGGCGGACACCCTCTACATGGACGTCCGGGAGCAGTTCCTGCCGAGCATGCGGGCCAAGGTCGTCGTGCCGATGAAGGTCTATCGCGGCCGGGCGCGCGGCTCGAACGTCACCGCCGTTCCGGCCTACGAATGGAAGGGCGCGCTGTCGGACACCGCCGGCGTCGAGGCCTGGATCGCCGGGATCGACGCCAGGCGCTGA
- a CDS encoding TetR/AcrR family transcriptional regulator yields the protein MGVRETQKLETRRKVLEAARDLFNEIGYEETTIRAMAERAGVSVGSVFTTFASKAEVLSQVMDDRVEALYRELEHVAKHMRGSLADRLRSLFAIHYDFECRRVRLFLAHISASFSPSLDKNTVPYGRNPRFKDMILHMLADGVNKGEVRAEADLTLVLDTLMAVYAWNYRLAAAQNSDAGHMTSIMDRQISLIFDGLKPR from the coding sequence TTGGGCGTTCGCGAGACACAGAAGCTTGAGACGCGCCGCAAAGTGCTGGAAGCGGCGCGCGATCTCTTCAACGAGATCGGCTACGAGGAAACGACGATCCGCGCCATGGCCGAACGCGCCGGCGTGTCGGTCGGCAGCGTCTTCACCACCTTCGCCTCCAAGGCCGAGGTGCTCAGCCAGGTCATGGACGACCGCGTCGAGGCGCTCTACCGCGAGCTCGAGCACGTCGCCAAACATATGCGCGGATCGCTGGCCGACCGCCTGCGCTCGCTTTTCGCCATCCACTACGACTTCGAATGCCGCAGGGTGCGCCTGTTCCTGGCCCACATCTCGGCGTCGTTCAGCCCTTCGCTGGACAAGAACACCGTCCCCTACGGCCGCAACCCGCGCTTCAAGGACATGATCCTGCACATGCTGGCCGACGGCGTGAACAAGGGCGAGGTGCGCGCCGAGGCCGACCTGACCCTGGTGCTCGACACCCTGATGGCCGTCTACGCCTGGAACTATCGCCTGGCGGCCGCCCAGAACTCCGACGCCGGCCATATGACCTCGATCATGGATCGACAGATCAGCCTGATCTTCGACGGGCTGAAGCCGCGCTAA
- a CDS encoding DUF2306 domain-containing protein translates to MPIVLSRSAQALAALLAVAVGLFSFRYLLPEIPLAAPDVVANRFAHLALPIHAGLGAAALILGPFQFIRRRDGRRARWHRLTGALYMAACLGSAPAGLILALGATAGPIATAGFGLLAIIWFWVNAQGLRAALAGRYAEHGRWMVRSFALTFAAVTLRLYLPLGALLPVASVDAYRAIAFLAWVPNLLVAELWLSSRLRAAAGR, encoded by the coding sequence ATGCCCATCGTTCTCTCCCGTTCCGCCCAGGCCCTGGCCGCCCTTCTGGCCGTCGCCGTGGGGCTGTTCTCCTTCCGCTACCTGCTGCCCGAGATCCCGCTCGCCGCGCCGGACGTGGTCGCCAACCGCTTCGCCCACCTGGCTCTGCCGATACACGCCGGCCTCGGCGCGGCGGCGCTGATCCTGGGGCCGTTCCAGTTCATCAGACGGCGCGACGGCCGGCGCGCACGCTGGCACCGCCTGACGGGCGCGCTCTATATGGCCGCCTGCCTCGGCTCGGCGCCCGCGGGGCTGATTCTGGCGCTTGGCGCCACGGCGGGCCCGATCGCCACGGCCGGGTTCGGCCTGCTGGCGATCATCTGGTTCTGGGTCAACGCGCAGGGCCTGCGCGCGGCGCTGGCCGGGCGCTACGCCGAGCACGGCCGCTGGATGGTCCGCAGCTTCGCCCTGACCTTCGCGGCGGTCACCTTGCGCCTGTACCTGCCGCTGGGCGCCCTTCTGCCCGTGGCCAGCGTCGACGCCTATCGCGCCATCGCCTTCCTGGCCTGGGTTCCGAACCTGCTCGTCGCCGAGCTGTGGCTCAGTTCCCGTCTTCGAGCAGCCGCCGGGCGATGA
- a CDS encoding cob(I)yrinic acid a,c-diamide adenosyltransferase: MVTLNKIYTRTGDKGLTRLSTGEPTPKNSLRVEAYGTVDETNSCLGLARLHTAGDAVLDGILARAQNDLFDLGADLATPDRGKKLEWEPLRVLQSQVDRLEREIDQLNADLSPLTSFVLPGGTPAAAALHLGRTVCRRAERLCVALAAEPDEPVSPEALKFLNRLSDLLFVAARWANGQGAGDVLWVPGGNR; encoded by the coding sequence ATGGTCACCCTGAACAAGATCTACACCCGCACGGGCGACAAGGGGCTGACCCGGCTCTCGACCGGCGAGCCGACGCCGAAGAACAGCCTGCGCGTCGAGGCCTACGGCACGGTCGACGAGACCAACAGCTGCCTGGGGCTGGCGCGGCTGCACACGGCCGGCGACGCTGTGCTCGACGGCATCCTGGCGCGCGCCCAGAACGACCTGTTCGATCTGGGCGCCGACCTGGCCACGCCGGATCGCGGCAAGAAACTCGAGTGGGAGCCGTTGCGCGTCCTGCAGTCGCAGGTCGACCGGCTGGAGCGCGAGATCGACCAGCTCAACGCCGACCTGTCGCCCCTGACCTCGTTCGTGCTGCCGGGCGGGACGCCGGCGGCGGCGGCGCTGCATCTGGGGCGCACGGTCTGCCGCCGCGCCGAGCGGCTGTGCGTCGCCCTGGCGGCCGAGCCGGACGAGCCGGTCAGCCCCGAGGCGCTGAAGTTCCTGAACCGGCTCTCGGACCTGCTGTTCGTCGCCGCGCGCTGGGCGAACGGCCAAGGGGCCGGCGACGTGCTGTGGGTCCCGGGCGGAAACCGCTGA
- a CDS encoding glutathione S-transferase family protein, giving the protein MLVVHHLNESRSQRILWLLEELGVPYDIRFHQRNAETRLAPPELIDIHPLGKSPVITDNGRVVHESGAIIDYVIRRHGDGRLAPDPASPDYDVYQQWLHYAEGSAMLPLMLFMYVARLGEAGAPLHPRIESEIANHMSFVEGALEGRDYLLGANLSGADIQMSFVPEVLKAFGKLAAYPNMAAWIERLHARPAWKAALDKGGPYALGR; this is encoded by the coding sequence TTGCTCGTCGTCCATCACCTCAACGAGTCGCGCTCCCAGCGCATCCTCTGGCTGCTGGAGGAGCTGGGCGTCCCGTACGATATCCGCTTCCACCAGCGCAACGCCGAGACCCGGCTGGCCCCGCCGGAGCTGATCGACATCCACCCCCTGGGCAAGTCGCCGGTGATCACCGATAACGGCCGGGTCGTGCACGAGTCCGGCGCGATCATCGACTACGTCATCCGGCGCCACGGCGACGGCCGCCTGGCGCCCGATCCGGCGAGCCCCGACTACGACGTCTATCAGCAGTGGCTCCACTACGCCGAGGGCAGCGCCATGCTGCCGCTGATGCTGTTCATGTACGTCGCCCGCCTGGGCGAGGCCGGCGCGCCGCTGCACCCCCGCATCGAGAGCGAGATCGCCAACCACATGTCCTTCGTCGAGGGGGCGCTGGAGGGGCGGGACTATCTGCTCGGCGCCAACCTGTCCGGCGCGGACATCCAGATGAGCTTCGTGCCCGAGGTGCTGAAGGCGTTCGGCAAGCTGGCCGCCTATCCGAACATGGCCGCCTGGATCGAGCGCCTGCACGCGCGGCCGGCGTGGAAGGCGGCCCTGGACAAAGGCGGGCCCTACGCGCTGGGGCGGTGA
- a CDS encoding electron transfer flavoprotein subunit alpha/FixB family protein has product MAVLVVADNDNAHLRDTTNKTVTAAKALSGDVDVLVLGQGADAVAAAAAKIDGVRKVILAEGADVGHGIAEAVADTIIGLAGGYDAVLIPATASGKNFAPRVAAKLDASPISDVVEVVSADTFVRPIYAGNALETVQTADAKKVLTVRPTAFKPAGDGGSAAAEKIAGASASGVKFVGEEMVKSDRPELTAAKIVVSGGRAMGSAEEFSKVIEPLADKLGAAVGASRAAVDAGYAPNDYQVGQTGKVVAPELYIAVGISGAIQHLAGMKDSKVIVAINKDADAPIFQVADYGLVADYKTAVPELMAALG; this is encoded by the coding sequence ATGGCCGTTCTCGTCGTCGCCGATAACGACAACGCGCACCTGCGCGACACCACCAACAAGACCGTCACCGCCGCCAAGGCGCTGTCGGGCGATGTCGACGTGCTGGTCCTGGGCCAGGGCGCCGACGCCGTGGCCGCCGCCGCCGCCAAGATCGACGGCGTGCGCAAGGTCATCCTGGCCGAGGGCGCGGACGTGGGCCACGGCATCGCCGAAGCCGTCGCCGACACCATCATCGGCCTGGCCGGCGGCTATGACGCCGTCCTGATCCCGGCCACCGCCTCGGGCAAGAACTTCGCCCCCCGGGTCGCCGCCAAGCTGGACGCCTCGCCGATCTCGGACGTGGTCGAAGTGGTGTCGGCCGACACCTTCGTGCGCCCGATCTACGCCGGCAACGCGCTGGAGACCGTCCAGACCGCCGACGCCAAGAAGGTCCTGACCGTCCGCCCGACCGCCTTCAAGCCGGCCGGCGACGGCGGCTCGGCCGCCGCCGAGAAGATCGCCGGGGCTTCGGCCTCGGGCGTGAAGTTCGTCGGCGAGGAAATGGTCAAGTCGGACCGTCCGGAACTGACCGCCGCGAAGATCGTCGTCTCGGGCGGCCGCGCCATGGGCTCGGCCGAAGAGTTCTCGAAGGTCATCGAGCCGCTGGCCGACAAGCTCGGCGCGGCGGTGGGCGCGTCTCGCGCGGCCGTCGACGCCGGCTACGCCCCGAACGACTACCAGGTCGGCCAGACCGGCAAGGTCGTCGCGCCGGAGCTGTACATCGCCGTCGGCATCTCGGGCGCCATCCAGCACCTGGCCGGCATGAAGGACTCGAAGGTCATCGTCGCGATCAACAAGGACGCCGACGCCCCGATCTTCCAGGTCGCCGACTACGGCCTGGTGGCGGACTACAAGACCGCCGTCCCCGAACTGATGGCCGCGCTGGGCTAA